The Lentisphaerota bacterium genome segment AGCCCGGCGCGCGCATCTTCAACGATGGTGCCGCCGGCCCGACGGTGGTCTGCACGGCGTCCGGGGTCCCCCACCCCGTCGCCGCCGCCGCCTGTCGCAACACCGTGCAGGTTTGGCCGTTTGCGGCGCGCAACGGACGCTTCTCTCTGCGCGCGGCCCTTAAGCGGCTCGCGTCGGCCGGGCTGATGCACGTCTTGTGCGAAGGCGGCGGCGCACTGGCCGGTGCCCTGCTGCGCGCCGACTTGGTGGATGAATGCGTGATCGTTCTGGCGCCAGCCTTTCTCGCCGACCCGCGGGCGACGGGAGTCGCGGGCGCCGGCTTCCTGCTTGATCGGATGCCCCGTTTTACCCTCGCGGAAACGCGCGTGTTCGGCAACGATGTCATGATCCGCGTCACACGGAGGCGCTCATGTTCACCGGTTTAGTGCAACGGCTGGGCCGTTTCCACGGGCTGAGTCACAGTGCGGGCGGATGGGCGCTCGCCTGCACCCACGAGGCGTGGGATGCGCCGCTCGATGTCGGCGAGAGCGTCGCTGTGCAGGGGGCGTGCCTGACCGTGACCGGAGCACGCGCGGACGGGTTCAGCGCCGATGTGCTCGACGAGACGCTGGAGCGCACCGCGCTGCGCACGCTCGCGCCGGGTGCGGCCGTCAATCTGGAGCGCGCGTTGCGGGTGTGCGACCGTCTGGGCGGGCATGTGGTGACGGGGCACGTGGATGCGTGCGGCACGGTTGCGGCGGTGACCAGCCGCGGACGCGACCGGGTGCTGCGCGTGCGATGTCCGCACGCGCTGGCGCGGCAGACGGTGCTGAAGGGCTCGATCGCGATGGACGGCGTCAGCCTGACCGTCTCGGGCGTCGGCGACGACTGGATCGAGGTCAACGTCATCCCGCACACGTGGGAGGCGACCAGTCTCTCGGCGCGGCGCGTGGGCGACGCCGTGAATCTGGAAGGCGACATTCTGGCGAAGTATGTGGAGAAACTCTGCGGCCGTGCCGGCGGCGTCACCGAGGCCCTGCTGGCGCGGTCGGGGTTCTAGGCGTGCGATCGGGTCACTGCATCGCAGAATTGGGCAAGAAAGGGATGGGTGGGCATGACGCAGACAGGCGATACGGACGGCATCCTCTGGCACAACCGCCATGCGTGGCTAAACGGCGTGGATCTGGATGTCGAGTTGCTGCAGGCCGAACAGGAGGGACGCGATCTCACGTCGGTCCGGCCGTTGATCCGCAGGCTGCAGAAGGCCAAACGCGATCCGGGCGCGGGAGCGATGCCGCTCGGCGGCGAACGCGGCACGGCGTGGCTGGCGGGATATGTCCGGCTGGCCGAAGCGATCCAGGCCCTGCCGCTGCGGACCGGCTACCCCTACGACGAGCCGGACGCGCTTGACGCCATCCGCCAGGCCCGCTCACCGGCGGCGATCCGCGTCCCTGCCTGGACGGGAACCGCCAAACAGTTCGGCGACAAGCTGCACGGCGGGCTGCTCGGGCGCATCTGCGGCTGCCTGCTCGGCAAGCCGGTCGAGGGCTGGTACCGCACGAGCATCGAGGTGACGGCGAAAAGCACCGGAAACTGGCCGATCAGCCGGTATCTGCGGACACCAACCAAGACGATGGCCGCGCGAATCGACCGGCTCAAACCGGTCCAGAAGTTTGATTGCACGCGGGCCGCGAACCTGAAAAACCGGTGCCTCCTGCCCCACATCAGCGGCATGATCGAGGACGATGACATCAACTATACGGTGCTGGGACTGGCGGTGCTCAAGCGGCATGGCGCCGCCTTTACCCCCCAAGATGTGGCGGCGACGTGGCTGAATGAGCTGCCGCTGCTGCACACCTGCACAGCCGAACGCGTTGCCTACCGCAATCTGGCGGCCGGTCTCGCGCCACCGGGCAGCGCAACACTCCTGAACCCCTACCGCGAGTGGATTGGCGCGCAAATCCGGGCCGACCTGTTCGGTTACGCCAATCCGGGGCGGCCGGAGCGGGCCGCCGAGTGGGCCTGGCGCGATGCCTCGATCTCGCATGTGAAAAACGGCCTGTATGGCGAAATGTGGGTCGCCTCCATGCTCGCAGCCGCCTATGTGCGCGACGACTGGGAAGCGGTGATCCGGGCCGGGCTCGACCAAATCCCGGCACACTGCCGCCTGCGGGAGGACGTGGAGACCATTCTTGCGCTGTGGGCGGATGGCGCCGATTACGGGATCGTCTGCGAATACATCCACGCCCAGTGGAACGAGCGGCGCTCACACGACTGGTGCCACTCCAACTCCAACGCGCAGGTTGTCGCGGCGGCGTTGCTCTGGGGCGATGATGATTTCGGCCAGAGCGTCGCGCAGGCCGTGATG includes the following:
- a CDS encoding ADP-ribosylglycohydrolase family protein, with amino-acid sequence MTQTGDTDGILWHNRHAWLNGVDLDVELLQAEQEGRDLTSVRPLIRRLQKAKRDPGAGAMPLGGERGTAWLAGYVRLAEAIQALPLRTGYPYDEPDALDAIRQARSPAAIRVPAWTGTAKQFGDKLHGGLLGRICGCLLGKPVEGWYRTSIEVTAKSTGNWPISRYLRTPTKTMAARIDRLKPVQKFDCTRAANLKNRCLLPHISGMIEDDDINYTVLGLAVLKRHGAAFTPQDVAATWLNELPLLHTCTAERVAYRNLAAGLAPPGSATLLNPYREWIGAQIRADLFGYANPGRPERAAEWAWRDASISHVKNGLYGEMWVASMLAAAYVRDDWEAVIRAGLDQIPAHCRLREDVETILALWADGADYGIVCEYIHAQWNERRSHDWCHSNSNAQVVAAALLWGDDDFGQSVAQAVMCGFDTDCNGATVGSLWGVMHGANRIPADWTRPVRNTVQTGVSGYHEVAIDRLAAEMAAVAVNLK
- a CDS encoding riboflavin synthase → MFTGLVQRLGRFHGLSHSAGGWALACTHEAWDAPLDVGESVAVQGACLTVTGARADGFSADVLDETLERTALRTLAPGAAVNLERALRVCDRLGGHVVTGHVDACGTVAAVTSRGRDRVLRVRCPHALARQTVLKGSIAMDGVSLTVSGVGDDWIEVNVIPHTWEATSLSARRVGDAVNLEGDILAKYVEKLCGRAGGVTEALLARSGF